One Oncorhynchus masou masou isolate Uvic2021 chromosome 27, UVic_Omas_1.1, whole genome shotgun sequence genomic window carries:
- the LOC135515979 gene encoding zinc finger protein 800-like isoform X2, whose product MEVEMEEIPQDEPQPEPESHVTRDQCCQTDEPQPSSPNPMTDLNPGPDAAPRTPGYCVEPGDPPLLQQQLQTSKSGIQQIIEVLRSGTAQLKHMLLNEVDTIFECKTCRSLFRGLPNLITHKEYYCLIRLPKPDDPAGDGDKQSGAMKDLLEAIYPRKDRPDYVMRLEPIQTSNNAVFQFLSSEEELAHFPRAPHTPGGTHTHSPEPWGEQGGTLENGQTGEGEERRRSDQEEEEGGEEVAQPEEEGSTSGVEDVTISCCLCGKDFNSRRSIRRHCRKMHQTKLEELRKFTETRTVPISLLSMVKGRSRPLHTPSGKSCPVCFKSFATKANVRRHFDEVHRGLRRDTITPDIATRPGQPLSLEATPPRKSASSSPARGHTPKSGGASGATTPQPPKASTAVPPAPSLLASALYNLASCRCLLCKRKYSSQVMLKRHMRIVHKIYNLKNVSPVSTTATTSTVTNNSKTATNTDSTPSNSTPSNSLSMKEEAVESWDDPDSSPVSSPGDTDRKDTDRKGVTVATKSGQKIKEEEGGSSPKTLTRSTSINSTGGTTSGSGTLGRPPQKLSVGFDFKQLFCKLCKRQFSSRQNLTKHIELHTDGTDIFIKFYRCPLCRYESRRKRDVLRHVTVVHKKSTGYLAKIVPKLESRAVKRPAEVVLNSAPNANNNKRGGPTVKEEVNGCHSAPSPPTPPVTRKQELLNSSSYPVTRKQELLNSSSYPVTRKQELLSSSTPVTRHQERQERQQEAQTGSPVSRKNDKQHPDTPALTPHTRRHDAHQESSSSSTEVRVTKNFSLHSCDVCGRAFAKKLYLESHKRSHRNATPPVSTPPSGARAKGVSTRSKAML is encoded by the exons GGTACTGCGTGGAGCCAGGTGACCCTCCTCTGTTGCAGCAGCAGCTCCAGACCTCCAAGTCTGGCATCCAGCAGATCATAGAGGTCTTGCGTTCAG GTACTGCCCAGCTGAAGCACATGCTGCTGAATGAGGTGGACACCATCTTTGAGTGTAAGACATGTCGCAGCTTGTTCCGGGGCCTGCCCAACCTCATCACCCACAAAGAGTACTACTGCCTCATCAGACTGCCCAAGCCCGACG ATCCAGCGGGCGATGGGGACAAGCAGAGCGGGGCCATGAAGGACCTCCTGGAGGCCATCTACCCCAGGAAGGACCGGCCGGACTACGTGATGCGCCTGGAGCCAATCCAGACCTCCAATAACGCTGTGTTCCAGTTCCTGTCCTCAGAAGAGGAGCTGGCCCACTTCCCCCGGGCTCCACACACCCCTGGAgggacccacacacacagccctgagccctggggggagcagggagggacgctggagaatggacagacaggagagggggaggagaggaggaggagtgaccaggaggaggaggagggaggagaggaggtggcgcAGCCCGAGGAGGAGGGGTCTACGAGCGGG gtGGAGGACGTTACCATCTCGTGCTGCCTGTGTGGTAAGGACTTCAACTCTCGCCGCAGCATCCGCCGCCACTGTCGCAAGATGCACCAGACCAAGCTGGAGGAGCTCCGGAAGTTCACCGAGACGCGCACCGttcccatcagcctcctctccatGGTCAAAGGTCGGTCTCGCCCCTTGCACACGCCCAGCGGCAAGTCCTGCCCCGTCTGCTTCAAGTCCTTCGCCACCAAGGCCAACGTGCGGCGCCATTTTGACGAGGTGCACCGCGGCCTGCGTCGGGACACCATCACGCCGGACATAGCCACGCGCCCCGGCCAGCCGCTGTCTCTGGAGGCCACGCCGCCCCGCAAGAGCGCCAGCTCCTCCCCCGCGAGAGGTCACACCCCGAAGAGCGGAGGAGCCTCGGGGGCTACCACCCCTCAGCCCCCCAAAGCCTCCACCGCGGTGCCCCCTGCCCCTTCTCTCCTGGCATCGGCCCTGTACAACCTGGCCTCCTGCCGCTGTCTGCTCTGCAAGAGAAAGTACAGCTCCCAGGTCATGTTAAAGAGACACATGCGCATCGTCCACAAGATCTACAATCTCAAGAACGTTAGCCCCGTCTCCACGACCGCAACCACATCCACTGTGACCAACAACAGCAAAACAGCCACCAACACTGACAGCACCCCTAGCAACAGCACCCCTAGCAACAGTTTGAGCATGAAGGAGGAGGCGGTTGAATCCTGGGACGACCCTGACTCCAGCCCCGTCTCGTCGCCTGGCGACACGGACCGGAAGGACACGGACAGGAAGGGTGTCACCGTGGCAACCAAGTCAGGTCAAAAGATCAAAGAAGAAGAGGGTGGGAGCAGCCCCAAGACATTAACTCGTTCTACTTCCATCAACAGCACCGGTGGTACTACTAGTGGCAGTGGGACTCTTGGGAGACCCCCTCAGAAGCTCTCAGTGGGGTTCGACTTCAAGCAGCTGTTCTGCAAGCTTTGCAAACGTCAGTTCAGCTCGCGCCAGAACCTCACCAAGCACATCGAGCTGCACACGGACGGCACGGACATCTTCATCAAGTTCTACCGCTGCCCGCTCTGCCGCTACGAGTCCCGCCGCAAGCGCGACGTCCTGCGCCACGTGACAGTGGTTCACAAGAAGTCGACGGGCTACCTGGCCAAGATCGTGCCCAAGCTGGAGTCGCGTGCGGTCAAGCGGCCGGCTGAGGTGGTCCTCAACTCTGCCCCCAATGCCAACAACAACAAGAGAGGAGGACCAACAGTCAAGGAGGAGGTGAACGGGTGCCACTCGGCCCCCTCTCCCCCTACGCCCCCAGTCACACGCAAACAGGAGCTCCTCAACTCCTCCTCCTACCCAGTCACACGCAAACAGGAGCTCCTCAACTCCTCCTCCTACCCAGTCACACGCAAACaggagctcctctcctcctccactccggTCACTCGCCaccaggagagacaggagaggcagCAGGAGGCCCAAACCGGGTCACCTGTCTCCCGTAAGAACGACAAACAACACCCCGACACCCCTGCCCTGACGCCCCACACACGTCGCCATGATGCCCACCAGgagagcagcagcagtagcacagAGGTGCGTGTCACCAAGAACTTCTCGCTCCACTCGTGTGACGTGTGCGGCCGGGCCTTCGCCAAGAAACTCTACCTGGAGTCCCATAAGAGGAGCCACCGGAACGCCACGCCACCGGTCAGCACGCCGCCCAGCGGCGCCAGGGCTAAGGGGGTCAGCACTCGGTCCAAGGCAATGCTCTG a
- the LOC135515979 gene encoding zinc finger protein 800-like isoform X1, giving the protein MEVEMEEIPQDEPQPEPESHVTRDQCCQTDEPQPSSPNPMTDLNPGPDAAPRTPGYCVEPGDPPLLQQQLQTSKSGIQQIIEVLRSGTAQLKHMLLNEVDTIFECKTCRSLFRGLPNLITHKEYYCLIRLPKPDDPAGDGDKQSGAMKDLLEAIYPRKDRPDYVMRLEPIQTSNNAVFQFLSSEEELAHFPRAPHTPGGTHTHSPEPWGEQGGTLENGQTGEGEERRRSDQEEEEGGEEVAQPEEEGSTSGVEDVTISCCLCGKDFNSRRSIRRHCRKMHQTKLEELRKFTETRTVPISLLSMVKGRSRPLHTPSGKSCPVCFKSFATKANVRRHFDEVHRGLRRDTITPDIATRPGQPLSLEATPPRKSASSSPARGHTPKSGGASGATTPQPPKASTAVPPAPSLLASALYNLASCRCLLCKRKYSSQVMLKRHMRIVHKIYNLKNVSPVSTTATTSTVTNNSKTATNTDSTPSNSTPSNSLSMKEEAVESWDDPDSSPVSSPGDTDRKDTDRKGVTVATKSGQKIKEEEGGSSPKTLTRSTSINSTGGTTSGSGTLGRPPQKLSVGFDFKQLFCKLCKRQFSSRQNLTKHIELHTDGTDIFIKFYRCPLCRYESRRKRDVLRHVTVVHKKSTGYLAKIVPKLESRAVKRPAEVVLNSAPNANNNKRGGPTVKEEVNGCHSAPSPPTPPVTRKQELLNSSSYPVTRKQELLNSSSYPVTRKQELLSSSTPVTRHQERQERQQEAQTGSPVSRKNDKQHPDTPALTPHTRRHDAHQESSSSSTEVRVTKNFSLHSCDVCGRAFAKKLYLESHKRSHRNATPPVSTPPSGARAKGVSTRSKAMLW; this is encoded by the exons GGTACTGCGTGGAGCCAGGTGACCCTCCTCTGTTGCAGCAGCAGCTCCAGACCTCCAAGTCTGGCATCCAGCAGATCATAGAGGTCTTGCGTTCAG GTACTGCCCAGCTGAAGCACATGCTGCTGAATGAGGTGGACACCATCTTTGAGTGTAAGACATGTCGCAGCTTGTTCCGGGGCCTGCCCAACCTCATCACCCACAAAGAGTACTACTGCCTCATCAGACTGCCCAAGCCCGACG ATCCAGCGGGCGATGGGGACAAGCAGAGCGGGGCCATGAAGGACCTCCTGGAGGCCATCTACCCCAGGAAGGACCGGCCGGACTACGTGATGCGCCTGGAGCCAATCCAGACCTCCAATAACGCTGTGTTCCAGTTCCTGTCCTCAGAAGAGGAGCTGGCCCACTTCCCCCGGGCTCCACACACCCCTGGAgggacccacacacacagccctgagccctggggggagcagggagggacgctggagaatggacagacaggagagggggaggagaggaggaggagtgaccaggaggaggaggagggaggagaggaggtggcgcAGCCCGAGGAGGAGGGGTCTACGAGCGGG gtGGAGGACGTTACCATCTCGTGCTGCCTGTGTGGTAAGGACTTCAACTCTCGCCGCAGCATCCGCCGCCACTGTCGCAAGATGCACCAGACCAAGCTGGAGGAGCTCCGGAAGTTCACCGAGACGCGCACCGttcccatcagcctcctctccatGGTCAAAGGTCGGTCTCGCCCCTTGCACACGCCCAGCGGCAAGTCCTGCCCCGTCTGCTTCAAGTCCTTCGCCACCAAGGCCAACGTGCGGCGCCATTTTGACGAGGTGCACCGCGGCCTGCGTCGGGACACCATCACGCCGGACATAGCCACGCGCCCCGGCCAGCCGCTGTCTCTGGAGGCCACGCCGCCCCGCAAGAGCGCCAGCTCCTCCCCCGCGAGAGGTCACACCCCGAAGAGCGGAGGAGCCTCGGGGGCTACCACCCCTCAGCCCCCCAAAGCCTCCACCGCGGTGCCCCCTGCCCCTTCTCTCCTGGCATCGGCCCTGTACAACCTGGCCTCCTGCCGCTGTCTGCTCTGCAAGAGAAAGTACAGCTCCCAGGTCATGTTAAAGAGACACATGCGCATCGTCCACAAGATCTACAATCTCAAGAACGTTAGCCCCGTCTCCACGACCGCAACCACATCCACTGTGACCAACAACAGCAAAACAGCCACCAACACTGACAGCACCCCTAGCAACAGCACCCCTAGCAACAGTTTGAGCATGAAGGAGGAGGCGGTTGAATCCTGGGACGACCCTGACTCCAGCCCCGTCTCGTCGCCTGGCGACACGGACCGGAAGGACACGGACAGGAAGGGTGTCACCGTGGCAACCAAGTCAGGTCAAAAGATCAAAGAAGAAGAGGGTGGGAGCAGCCCCAAGACATTAACTCGTTCTACTTCCATCAACAGCACCGGTGGTACTACTAGTGGCAGTGGGACTCTTGGGAGACCCCCTCAGAAGCTCTCAGTGGGGTTCGACTTCAAGCAGCTGTTCTGCAAGCTTTGCAAACGTCAGTTCAGCTCGCGCCAGAACCTCACCAAGCACATCGAGCTGCACACGGACGGCACGGACATCTTCATCAAGTTCTACCGCTGCCCGCTCTGCCGCTACGAGTCCCGCCGCAAGCGCGACGTCCTGCGCCACGTGACAGTGGTTCACAAGAAGTCGACGGGCTACCTGGCCAAGATCGTGCCCAAGCTGGAGTCGCGTGCGGTCAAGCGGCCGGCTGAGGTGGTCCTCAACTCTGCCCCCAATGCCAACAACAACAAGAGAGGAGGACCAACAGTCAAGGAGGAGGTGAACGGGTGCCACTCGGCCCCCTCTCCCCCTACGCCCCCAGTCACACGCAAACAGGAGCTCCTCAACTCCTCCTCCTACCCAGTCACACGCAAACAGGAGCTCCTCAACTCCTCCTCCTACCCAGTCACACGCAAACaggagctcctctcctcctccactccggTCACTCGCCaccaggagagacaggagaggcagCAGGAGGCCCAAACCGGGTCACCTGTCTCCCGTAAGAACGACAAACAACACCCCGACACCCCTGCCCTGACGCCCCACACACGTCGCCATGATGCCCACCAGgagagcagcagcagtagcacagAGGTGCGTGTCACCAAGAACTTCTCGCTCCACTCGTGTGACGTGTGCGGCCGGGCCTTCGCCAAGAAACTCTACCTGGAGTCCCATAAGAGGAGCCACCGGAACGCCACGCCACCGGTCAGCACGCCGCCCAGCGGCGCCAGGGCTAAGGGGGTCAGCACTCGGTCCAAGGCAATGCTCTGGTGA